One genomic segment of Helicobacter pylori NQ4053 includes these proteins:
- a CDS encoding DEAD/DEAH box helicase family protein — protein MAKKKDLTTDNEIFVAQKLAEEELNANEINEPLEMLDFKSFDSDKELLDYQQQALINAFRVLVAYFRDFKENKKEFYAFYQKHYSFANCDFAKKKLNPLLKSHFKVENHCVSFENFINRLAFYMATGSGKTIVIIKLVELLSVAMGMGLIPKKNIMFFSANENLIKQFEKEIEKYNRGKDFSKQIDFKNLKEITHKDFHRAPKDFFEKIALFYYRADLMNDEESKENLLNYKDYWDNGENYVILDEAHKGNKSESKRQAIFSLLSLKGFLFNFSATFTEESDLITAVYNLSVGEWVKLGYGKESVLLKKNNLNAFKELKDLNDREKEIALLKALLLLGMQKRYKVESYFYDPLMLVFTHSVNVKNSDAEIFFKTLARVIENDDGSDFLKAKDDLLEELKNPEFLFSDDKNKDYKIKVFKEGLNDMDFKGLKEEVFYASNGHIEVIINPKNNQEIAFKLNTSDKVFCLIRIGDITEWICEKLKSVKVVSKNLSFKEESYFSQIDKSSINILVGSRAFDTGWDSTRPSVILFLNIGLDDDAKKLVKQSFGRGVRIESVKNQRQRLAYLDIDEAIKKDLKPNAAMLETLFVIPTNHASLEAILKFQKESENGGENRGSWREIKLEKTPIKHALFVPCYRKEQTNALKISPSASFKMSKKNFKDLKEYFHLMSEKHFILKHEIYSPKDYTLLKDMIQKEHFKKVPTWHYKDLDYMISEIKGKLYPNQKVPKDEFNALDNEKIVHFKRIKVKADKKEKLIQTIQEVKEYAPLDKETLRKKNAQGEIDPYDTEKHKQDKTFKVDDAELLKLKEHYYTPLIKAKNCDWLKHVVKVKSESDFLEELLKITEMLQENYDFWAFSKIDESLDNLFIPYIDNAAERRFFPDFIFWLQKGGTQIICFIDPKGTKIAEYQNKADAYKLFKDKIFNPKDDPNLKIKVVLKFYGNKDDVGERYRDDWIKEGELKDFFLKQLA, from the coding sequence ATGGCAAAGAAAAAAGATTTAACCACCGATAATGAAATTTTTGTCGCTCAAAAACTCGCTGAAGAGGAATTGAACGCTAACGAGATTAACGAGCCGTTAGAAATGCTAGACTTTAAAAGCTTTGATAGCGATAAAGAGCTTTTAGATTACCAACAGCAAGCTTTGATCAACGCTTTTAGAGTGCTTGTCGCTTATTTTAGGGATTTCAAAGAAAATAAAAAAGAATTTTACGCATTTTATCAAAAACATTATTCATTCGCTAATTGCGATTTCGCTAAAAAGAAACTCAATCCTTTGTTAAAGAGCCATTTTAAGGTGGAAAATCATTGCGTGAGTTTTGAAAATTTTATCAACCGCCTAGCCTTTTACATGGCCACAGGGAGCGGTAAAACGATCGTCATTATCAAACTGGTAGAGCTTTTAAGCGTGGCTATGGGAATGGGTTTAATCCCTAAGAAAAATATCATGTTTTTTAGCGCCAATGAAAATTTGATCAAGCAATTTGAAAAAGAAATTGAAAAATACAACCGGGGTAAGGACTTTTCCAAACAAATTGATTTCAAAAACCTTAAAGAGATTACCCATAAAGATTTCCATCGCGCTCCAAAAGATTTTTTTGAAAAAATCGCTCTTTTTTATTACCGCGCGGATTTGATGAATGATGAAGAAAGCAAGGAAAACCTTTTAAATTATAAGGATTATTGGGATAATGGGGAAAATTATGTGATTTTAGATGAAGCGCACAAGGGGAACAAGTCTGAGAGCAAAAGACAGGCTATCTTTAGTCTGCTGTCTTTAAAAGGGTTTTTATTCAATTTCAGCGCCACTTTCACCGAAGAGAGCGATCTCATCACTGCGGTGTATAATTTGAGCGTGGGCGAGTGGGTGAAACTTGGCTATGGTAAAGAGTCTGTTTTATTGAAGAAAAACAACTTAAACGCTTTTAAGGAATTGAAAGATTTAAACGACAGGGAAAAAGAGATCGCTCTTTTAAAGGCGTTATTGCTTTTAGGCATGCAAAAACGCTATAAAGTAGAAAGCTATTTTTACGACCCTTTAATGCTCGTGTTCACGCATTCTGTGAATGTTAAAAACAGCGATGCGGAAATCTTTTTTAAAACTTTAGCGCGCGTGATTGAAAACGACGATGGAAGCGATTTTTTAAAGGCTAAAGACGATTTATTAGAGGAATTAAAGAATCCGGAATTTCTTTTTAGCGATGATAAAAATAAAGACTATAAGATTAAGGTTTTTAAAGAGGGTTTAAACGATATGGATTTTAAAGGCTTAAAAGAAGAAGTTTTTTATGCCAGTAATGGGCATATTGAAGTCATTATTAACCCTAAAAACAACCAAGAAATCGCTTTCAAGCTCAACACAAGCGATAAAGTCTTTTGCTTGATTAGAATAGGCGATATTACCGAATGGATTTGTGAAAAATTAAAGAGCGTGAAGGTGGTGAGTAAGAATTTGAGCTTTAAAGAAGAGAGCTATTTCAGCCAGATTGATAAAAGCAGTATCAATATTTTAGTGGGGTCTCGCGCTTTTGACACCGGCTGGGATAGCACAAGACCTAGCGTGATTTTATTTTTAAATATAGGGCTTGATGATGACGCTAAAAAGCTGGTGAAACAATCTTTTGGCAGGGGCGTAAGGATTGAAAGCGTCAAAAACCAACGCCAAAGGTTAGCGTATTTAGACATAGATGAGGCCATTAAAAAAGACTTGAAACCAAACGCTGCAATGTTGGAAACGCTTTTTGTGATACCCACCAACCATGCAAGCCTTGAAGCGATTTTAAAGTTCCAAAAAGAGAGCGAAAATGGGGGCGAGAATAGAGGTTCTTGGCGTGAAATCAAATTAGAAAAAACGCCTATAAAACACGCATTATTCGTGCCTTGCTACCGAAAAGAACAAACCAACGCTCTTAAAATTTCTCCAAGCGCTTCGTTTAAAATGAGCAAAAAAAATTTTAAGGATTTAAAAGAGTATTTTCATTTAATGAGTGAAAAGCATTTTATTTTAAAGCATGAAATTTATAGCCCTAAAGATTACACGCTGTTAAAAGACATGATACAAAAAGAGCATTTTAAAAAGGTACCAACTTGGCATTATAAAGATTTAGACTACATGATTTCTGAAATTAAAGGCAAGCTATACCCTAATCAAAAAGTGCCTAAAGACGAGTTTAACGCCCTAGATAATGAGAAAATCGTGCATTTTAAAAGGATTAAAGTTAAGGCGGATAAAAAAGAAAAATTGATTCAAACCATCCAAGAAGTGAAAGAGTATGCGCCTTTGGATAAAGAAACTTTAAGAAAAAAAAACGCGCAAGGCGAGATCGATCCTTATGATACAGAAAAACACAAACAAGACAAAACATTCAAAGTTGATGATGCCGAGCTGTTAAAACTCAAAGAGCATTACTACACCCCACTCATTAAAGCCAAAAACTGCGATTGGCTTAAGCATGTGGTTAAAGTAAAGAGCGAGAGCGATTTTTTAGAAGAGTTGTTAAAGATTACAGAAATGCTGCAAGAAAACTATGATTTTTGGGCGTTCAGCAAGATTGATGAATCTTTAGACAATTTGTTTATCCCTTATATAGACAACGCTGCAGAAAGGCGCTTTTTCCCTGATTTTATCTTTTGGTTGCAAAAAGGCGGCACGCAGATCATTTGCTTCATTGATCCTAAAGGGACTAAAATTGCTGAATACCAAAATAAGGCAGACGCGTATAAACTTTTTAAAGATAAAATTTTTAACCCTAAAGACGATCCCAATCTCAAAATCAAAGTGGTTTTAAAATTTTATGGAAATAAGGATGATGTGGGGGAGCGTTATAGAGATGATTGGATCAAAGAAGGGGAATTAAAAGATTTTTTTCTAAAACAATTAGCCTAA
- a CDS encoding site-specific DNA-methyltransferase: MILNKIYIEDVFTFLDKLEDKSVDLAIIDPPYNLKIASWDSFKNDEEFLTFSYAWIDKVLPKIKDTGSFYIFNTPFNCALFLAYLRHKKAHFLNFITWVKKDGFANAKKRYNHAQESILFYSMHKKNYTFNADEVRTAYESTERIKHAQSKGILKNNKRWFPNPKGKLCLDVWEITSQRHVEKENGKILKPKHPSIKPKALIERMIKASSNENDLILDLFSGSGMISLVAKSLGRNFIGCETHAEYVHESLEMFRYNEYK, from the coding sequence TTGATTTTGAATAAGATTTATATAGAAGATGTTTTCACATTTTTAGACAAATTAGAAGATAAAAGCGTTGATTTAGCCATTATTGATCCCCCCTACAATCTTAAAATTGCTTCATGGGATAGTTTTAAAAATGATGAAGAGTTTTTAACATTTTCTTACGCTTGGATTGATAAAGTGCTACCCAAAATCAAAGATACGGGGAGTTTTTATATTTTTAATACCCCCTTTAATTGCGCTTTATTTTTAGCGTATTTGCGCCATAAAAAAGCGCATTTTTTAAATTTTATCACTTGGGTTAAAAAAGATGGGTTTGCCAACGCCAAAAAGCGTTATAACCACGCGCAAGAAAGCATTTTATTTTATAGCATGCACAAGAAAAACTACACCTTTAATGCCGATGAAGTCCGCACCGCTTATGAATCCACCGAACGCATCAAACATGCTCAAAGTAAGGGGATTTTAAAAAACAACAAACGCTGGTTCCCTAACCCTAAGGGCAAATTATGCCTTGATGTATGGGAAATCACTTCACAAAGGCATGTTGAAAAAGAGAATGGTAAAATCCTTAAGCCAAAACACCCTAGCATTAAACCTAAAGCGCTCATTGAGCGCATGATAAAGGCTAGCTCTAATGAAAACGATTTGATTTTAGATTTGTTTAGCGGCAGTGGCATGATTAGCTTAGTGGCTAAAAGTTTGGGGCGTAATTTTATAGGGTGTGAAACCCATGCTGAATATGTGCATGAGAGTTTAGAAATGTTTAGGTATAATGAATACAAATAA
- a CDS encoding DNA methyltransferase, whose amino-acid sequence MSWKQFHSVKNDAANFSKNIEYILCYCKNFSKNLISNEPFDKSNSYKLKDENGFYKLDPVWAKSGNNFSPYTFLNGKTWSPPSGTFWRYSIGTLKDMEQNNRIVFNGKNPMAKRYLSEVAEGRKSSTFWDGSEVGYNLNGDAEIKQLFNGNKVFNNPKPEALLKRIIEISTQENDLVLDFFAGSGTTCAVAHKMKRKYIGIEMGEHFDSVILPRLKKVIGGFKSGAAKEFDGGGVVKVYELESYEEILRKIKYEDNDKSLAYDEQYSDLVECKNESYTLNIEALENMGVDIKETLENLWGLKVEFFNEKVVKFKGNDKEVEILKALKEALIW is encoded by the coding sequence ATTAGTTGGAAACAATTTCATTCAGTTAAAAATGATGCTGCTAATTTTTCAAAAAATATTGAATACATACTATGTTATTGTAAAAATTTTTCTAAAAACCTTATTAGTAATGAGCCGTTTGATAAATCAAATTCGTATAAATTAAAAGATGAAAATGGTTTTTACAAATTAGATCCTGTGTGGGCAAAAAGCGGTAATAATTTTAGCCCTTATACTTTTCTAAATGGTAAAACTTGGTCTCCCCCTAGCGGGACTTTTTGGCGTTATTCAATAGGCACATTAAAAGATATGGAACAAAATAATAGAATAGTTTTTAATGGTAAAAATCCTATGGCTAAACGCTATCTTTCAGAAGTGGCCGAAGGTAGAAAATCTTCAACTTTTTGGGACGGATCAGAAGTTGGTTATAATCTTAATGGAGATGCTGAAATAAAGCAACTATTTAATGGAAATAAAGTTTTTAATAACCCCAAACCTGAAGCCCTACTCAAACGCATTATAGAAATCTCTACCCAAGAAAACGATCTCGTGTTAGACTTTTTTGCTGGGAGCGGGACGACTTGCGCGGTGGCGCACAAAATGAAAAGGAAGTATATCGGTATTGAAATGGGGGAGCATTTTGATAGCGTGATTTTGCCGCGCCTTAAAAAGGTTATAGGCGGTTTTAAAAGCGGTGCGGCTAAAGAATTTGATGGGGGTGGGGTAGTCAAAGTTTATGAATTGGAAAGCTATGAAGAGATTTTAAGAAAAATCAAGTATGAAGACAATGACAAATCTCTAGCGTATGATGAACAATACAGCGATTTAGTGGAATGCAAAAACGAATCTTACACGCTCAATATAGAAGCGCTAGAAAACATGGGCGTGGATATTAAAGAGACTTTAGAAAATTTATGGGGGTTGAAAGTGGAGTTTTTCAATGAAAAGGTGGTGAAGTTTAAAGGGAATGATAAAGAAGTAGAGATTTTAAAAGCCTTAAAAGAAGCGCTCATTTGGTAA
- a CDS encoding DNA methyltransferase, translating to MKTNEVQFYEVLENLFIGVKIEDQPESLLDSSPRAIKSGMINLMKAKSQYYHHKKQELKKLIDSKCQDNNDLKEELFDKLYSFFKRYFSTNGGIYFNDTPLYDNLYTKSDYEKCSLKKDTALFYKTKDLYYVKSETIYKDFCFELEGILFNFDTSLLESKKYNEKVDLVFDLKSIVKDIDTKTNTLNFSVTLSSKGTQTKTNEILKKCFNQGVKLDEEALKKAFAKFKKQGSMDYFIHKNAQGFLKEQLDLYLFEYLFKEMTTFDAKRLNEINTIKEVALEVVSLVSEFENELCKIWNKPRFVLNSHFIVSLDQLKAKNYDLNKITNHPNYPKQVKEWQDLNLKITDNLLENEFLPLDTIYFKDLEEEVKSLFNEDEINGTLIKSENYQALNSLKNRYKEAIDCIYIDPPYNTQNNEFVYADNFKRSSWLAMMENRLELAHALLNDKGVMFVSIDDNEQAYCKTLMDEVFNGGGVITL from the coding sequence ATGAAAACGAACGAGGTGCAATTTTATGAAGTTTTAGAAAACCTTTTCATAGGCGTTAAGATTGAAGACCAGCCAGAAAGCCTTTTAGATTCTAGCCCTAGAGCCATCAAAAGTGGCATGATCAACCTCATGAAAGCTAAAAGCCAGTATTACCACCATAAAAAACAAGAATTAAAAAAACTCATTGATTCAAAATGCCAAGATAACAACGATCTCAAAGAAGAATTGTTTGACAAACTCTATAGCTTTTTCAAGCGTTATTTCAGCACTAATGGAGGGATTTATTTCAACGACACGCCCCTTTATGATAACCTTTATACCAAAAGCGATTATGAAAAATGCTCCCTTAAAAAAGACACCGCCTTATTTTATAAAACTAAAGATCTTTATTATGTGAAAAGCGAAACGATCTATAAGGATTTTTGCTTTGAATTAGAGGGCATTCTTTTTAACTTTGACACTTCTTTACTAGAAAGCAAAAAGTATAATGAAAAAGTGGATTTAGTCTTTGATTTAAAAAGTATAGTAAAAGATATAGACACAAAAACTAACACCCTAAACTTTAGCGTTACGCTCAGCAGCAAGGGGACTCAAACAAAAACGAATGAAATCCTAAAAAAATGTTTCAATCAAGGCGTCAAACTTGATGAAGAAGCGCTAAAAAAAGCGTTTGCCAAATTCAAAAAGCAAGGCAGCATGGATTATTTCATCCATAAAAACGCGCAAGGGTTTTTAAAAGAGCAATTGGATTTGTATTTGTTTGAATACCTTTTTAAAGAAATGACTACATTTGATGCTAAACGCCTTAATGAGATTAACACCATTAAGGAAGTGGCTTTAGAAGTGGTTTCATTAGTGAGCGAATTTGAAAACGAACTCTGTAAGATTTGGAACAAACCTCGTTTTGTATTAAACTCGCATTTCATCGTGAGCCTAGATCAATTAAAAGCTAAAAACTACGATTTAAACAAAATCACAAACCACCCAAACTACCCCAAACAAGTTAAAGAATGGCAAGACTTGAATTTAAAAATTACAGACAATCTTTTAGAAAATGAGTTCTTGCCCCTAGACACGATTTATTTTAAAGATTTAGAAGAAGAGGTTAAAAGCTTATTCAATGAAGATGAAATCAACGGCACGCTCATTAAAAGCGAAAACTACCAAGCCCTAAACTCCCTTAAAAACCGCTATAAAGAAGCCATTGATTGCATTTATATTGATCCGCCTTACAACACGCAAAACAATGAATTTGTTTATGCGGATAATTTCAAACGCTCCAGCTGGCTGGCTATGATGGAAAACCGCCTAGAGCTTGCGCATGCCTTATTGAATGATAAAGGCGTGATGTTTGTGAGCATTGATGACAACGAACAGGCTTATTGTAAAACGCTCATGGACGAAGTCTTTAATGGGGGGGGGGTGATAACTTTGTAG
- a CDS encoding DNA-methyltransferase — protein MNINKVFYHSSTNMNEVPDNSVDLIITSPPYFNIKDYTKNGTQDLQHSAQHVEDLGALEKYEDYLLGLLKVWLECYRALKPNGKLCINVPLMPMLKKVLNTHYNRHIFDLHADIQHSILHDLNNTLENKPKMFLLDVYIWKRTNPTKRLMFGSYPYPRNFYAQNTIEFIGVFVKDGKPKQPTEEQKEQSQLTQEEWVEFTKQIWEIPIPNKNDIAFGKHAALMPAELARRLIRLYSCVGDVVLDPFSGSGTTLREAKLLKRNFIGYELYENYKPLIEQKLGNLFDFE, from the coding sequence TTGAATATCAATAAAGTGTTTTATCATAGCAGCACCAACATGAATGAAGTGCCAGATAATAGCGTGGATTTGATCATCACAAGCCCGCCTTATTTCAACATCAAAGATTACACGAAAAATGGCACACAAGATTTACAGCATTCAGCCCAACATGTTGAAGATTTAGGGGCGTTAGAAAAATATGAAGATTATCTTTTAGGTCTTTTAAAAGTTTGGCTTGAGTGCTACAGAGCGTTAAAACCCAATGGTAAGCTATGCATCAATGTGCCTTTAATGCCCATGCTTAAAAAGGTTTTAAACACGCACTATAACCGCCATATTTTTGATTTGCATGCTGATATTCAACACTCCATTTTGCATGATTTAAACAATACGCTAGAAAACAAGCCTAAAATGTTCTTACTGGATGTCTATATTTGGAAACGCACCAATCCTACTAAAAGATTGATGTTTGGGAGCTACCCTTATCCTAGAAATTTTTATGCGCAAAATACTATAGAATTTATCGGCGTGTTTGTCAAAGACGGCAAACCCAAACAACCCACAGAGGAGCAAAAAGAACAAAGCCAATTGACTCAAGAGGAATGGGTGGAATTTACCAAACAAATTTGGGAAATCCCAATCCCTAATAAAAACGATATTGCTTTTGGTAAGCATGCGGCTTTAATGCCGGCTGAATTAGCAAGGCGTTTGATTAGATTGTATAGTTGCGTGGGCGATGTGGTTCTAGATCCATTTAGCGGGAGCGGGACAACCTTAAGAGAAGCAAAGCTTTTAAAAAGAAATTTTATAGGTTATGAACTCTATGAAAATTATAAGCCCTTGATTGAGCAAAAATTAGGAAACTTGTTTGATTTTGAATAA